The Streptomyces pactum genome contains a region encoding:
- a CDS encoding histidinol-phosphate transaminase encodes MTGIDDLPVRDELRGKSPYGAPQLDVPVRLNTNENPYPLPEALVERITERVRAAARDLNRYPDRDAVELRTKLAEYLTDTSGYALDVRNVWAANGSNEVIQQLLQTFGGPGRTAIGFEPSYSMHGLIARGTGTGWISGPRHEDFTIDVPAAEKAIAEHRPDVVFITTPNNPTGNAVPAETVLALHAAAQAAKPSMVVVDEAYIEFSHGASLLPLLEGRPNLVVSRTMSKAFGAAGLRLGYLAAHPAVVDAVQLVRLPYHLSAVTQATALAALEHTGTLLKYVEQLKTERDRLVAELRAAGYEVTESDANFVQFGRFADSHATWRKILDRGVLVRDNGVPGWLRVTAGTPRENDAFLDAVRELKKEQEQSG; translated from the coding sequence GTGACAGGCATCGACGATCTCCCCGTACGGGACGAGCTGCGCGGCAAGTCCCCCTACGGCGCGCCCCAGCTCGACGTGCCCGTACGGCTGAACACCAACGAGAACCCCTACCCGCTGCCCGAGGCACTGGTCGAGCGGATCACCGAGCGGGTCCGGGCGGCCGCCCGGGACCTGAACCGCTACCCGGACCGGGACGCGGTCGAGCTGCGCACCAAGCTCGCCGAGTACCTCACGGACACCTCCGGGTACGCCCTGGACGTGCGGAACGTGTGGGCGGCCAACGGCTCCAACGAGGTCATCCAGCAACTGCTGCAGACCTTCGGCGGGCCGGGCCGCACCGCGATCGGCTTCGAGCCGTCGTACTCGATGCACGGCCTCATCGCGCGCGGCACCGGCACGGGCTGGATCTCCGGCCCGCGCCACGAGGACTTCACGATCGACGTCCCCGCCGCCGAGAAGGCGATCGCCGAGCACCGTCCGGACGTCGTCTTCATCACCACTCCCAACAACCCCACCGGCAACGCGGTCCCGGCCGAGACGGTCCTCGCCCTCCACGCGGCCGCGCAGGCCGCCAAGCCCTCGATGGTCGTCGTGGACGAGGCCTACATCGAGTTCAGCCACGGCGCCTCGCTGCTGCCGCTGCTGGAGGGCCGGCCCAACCTCGTCGTCTCCCGCACGATGTCCAAGGCGTTCGGCGCGGCGGGCCTGCGCCTGGGCTACCTCGCCGCGCACCCGGCCGTCGTCGACGCCGTCCAGCTCGTACGGCTGCCGTACCACCTGTCGGCCGTCACCCAGGCGACCGCGCTGGCCGCCCTGGAGCACACCGGCACGCTGCTGAAGTACGTCGAGCAGCTCAAGACCGAGCGGGACCGGCTGGTCGCCGAACTGCGCGCCGCCGGCTACGAGGTGACCGAGTCCGACGCGAACTTCGTCCAGTTCGGGCGGTTCGCCGACTCGCACGCCACCTGGCGGAAGATCCTCGACCGGGGCGTCCTGGTCCGGGACAACGGCGTACCGGGATGGCTGCGGGTGACCGCCGGCACCCCGCGGGAGAACGACGCGTTCCTCGATGCGGTACGCGAACTGAAGAAGGAACAGGAGCAGAGCGGATGA
- the hisB gene encoding imidazoleglycerol-phosphate dehydratase HisB, translated as MSRVGRVERTTKETSVLVEIDLDGTGKTDIATGVGFYDHMLDQLGRHGLFDLTVKTDGDLHIDSHHTIEDTALALGAAFKQALGDKVGIYRFGNCTVPLDESLAQVTVDLSGRPYLVHTEPEKMAPMIGEYDTTMTRHILESFVAQAQVALHVHVPYGRNAHHIVECQFKALARALRYASERDPRAAGILPSTKGAL; from the coding sequence ATGAGCCGCGTCGGGCGCGTGGAGCGCACCACCAAGGAGACCTCGGTCCTCGTCGAGATCGACCTCGACGGCACCGGCAAGACCGACATCGCCACCGGTGTCGGCTTCTACGACCACATGCTCGACCAGCTCGGCCGGCACGGTCTGTTCGACCTGACCGTGAAGACCGACGGCGACCTGCACATCGACTCCCACCACACCATCGAGGACACCGCCCTCGCGCTGGGCGCCGCCTTCAAGCAGGCCCTCGGCGACAAGGTGGGCATCTACCGCTTCGGCAACTGCACGGTCCCGCTGGACGAGTCCCTCGCCCAGGTCACCGTCGACCTGTCCGGCCGCCCCTACCTCGTGCACACCGAGCCCGAGAAGATGGCGCCGATGATCGGCGAGTACGACACGACGATGACCCGGCACATCCTGGAATCCTTCGTCGCCCAGGCACAGGTCGCACTGCACGTGCACGTGCCGTACGGGCGCAACGCGCACCACATCGTGGAGTGCCAGTTCAAGGCGCTGGCCCGGGCCCTGCGCTACGCCTCGGAGCGCGACCCGCGCGCGGCCGGCATCCTGCCTTCCACGAAGGGCGCGCTGTAA